The sequence below is a genomic window from Streptomyces parvus.
ACGATCCGGCCGGATCGTACACCCGCCCGGGGTTGCCCACGTCCACGGCCGGAGCGGTCCGGCCGGCTTCGAAGGTGTCGCGCTCGCTTCCGTACAGCTTGACGTTCCCGAGTTCCACGGTGCCGTCGGTGGAGCGGAACGTCCCCAGCCACTCGCAGGTGGTGTGCCCGGAGTGCCCGGCGCACACCAGACGGGTGGCGGTGAAGACGCCCCGGGGCCCGTCCGCCGTGGCGGTCCTGGCCGCGTCGCCCAGGTTCGGCACCGTCAGCCAGAACAGCAGGACTCCGGCAAGCAGGAGCAGCAGGGACACGAACCCCGAAGGCCTTCTGCCACTCGTCGACACAGGTCAGGCCTTCGGAGCGCAGGAGCAACGTGCGGCGGCGTTGTCCGGCCGACCGGCGCGGGTGTGCAGGTACATCGCGACGACCATGGGAACCGTCACCAGGGTGTTGTAGAAGAGGTGCAGCTCCACGCGGGGCGCGATCAGCTGGATCAGGCTGGTGGGCGCCGGCTTGCCCAGCAGGTTGGCCCCGGCGAGCGCCTGCACCAGGAGCAGCAGATGCTCCATGTGGTGCCAGACCTGAATGCCGAGGGAGACCTTCCACCACGTGGCCGAGCGCCCGGTGAAGCCGGGCCGCAGGAGGAACAGGCCGACCATCATCACCAGGGCGTAGCCGTAGTGCATCCACTCCGAGGTGACCAGCCAGGGGAACGGCAGCCCGAGGACGCCGCGAGCCTCCGGAAGGGGCCAGCCCATGACGTAGATCTGGTATGCCTGGACCAAGTGCTCCGCCCAGTGCGCGACGACGATGAACATGAACACGCGCAGACCTAGTTGGTGATGGCGGGTGTTGACGGCTTCGATCCCCCCACGAAGGGTGAGAGGTGGTGTTCCGGTGCTGATGGCCATCTCTGGGCCTCCACGATCGGGGTGGGAGGGGGGACAATGGGTCATCACACCAGCCCTTCACGCGCGCGAGCTTCTTCCTACGTGCTCTCCTTTCGGTGAGGTGACCGTCCTGTGGGTCCTGTGAAGCAACTCGAACGGTACGGTCAGGCATGCTGCCACGGACGTACGAAGGACAGGACTGCTCGCTGGCCCGGTCCCTGGAAGTGGTCGGGGAGCGCTGGAACCTGCTGATCGTCCGCTCAGCCCTGCTGGGCGCCGGCCGGTACGACGAGTTCCTGCGCCAGATGCCGATCTCCCGGAACGTGCTGGCCGACCGCCTCGGCCGTCTCGTCGACCTGGGTGTCATGCGGCGGGTCGTGTACCAGGAGAAGCCGGTACGCCACGAGTACCCGCTCACCCCCATGGGCCGTGAACTCACCGTCGCGGTGGTCGCTCTCATGCAGTGGGGCGCCCGCAACCTGCCCGCGGAGCTGGGGCCGCCCCGGCAGGCCCAGCACATCGGATGCGACGGCGGTGTACGGGTGCGGCTGGGCTGTACGTCCTGCGGGCGGGACATCCACGAGGACGAGGTGGCGGTGCGCCGGACGCGCTGATTCCAGGCTTCGTGAGAGCCGGACCGCATTCCGCACGGCGCGAGTTGCCGACGCGTTCATTTACGCTCAAACCCCTTGCAATGCAAGGGTGTTGCGCATTTGCGAAGATGCTCTGATCTTTCCGGCGAGCCGACCATGAGGCCCTTCGCCACCCACTGGTGGCCGGTCGAGGGAGGCACACGCGTGGCATCGGTAACGGGATCCCTGCGCAGACTTCTCATGGCTCCGTCCCTGGCCGACGTGAGCTTCGCGGGCCGGGGATTCCCGGTGGCCGAGACCGCCGCGACCCGCCAGCTGGAGACCATCCCTCAGACGGTGGTGACCGGTTTCGAGTGGGGCATCGAGTCGAAGAGCCTGTGGGAGACAGAGCGACGGCTCTCCCTGGTCGACGAGGAACTGCGGGGCTTCGCCTACGAGGGCGCGACCATGGCTTCGGTGATCCGGGACTCGATGCCCGGCCGGGGAGGCCGGACCGCGGAACTGCTCCAGGGGGCCGGACGCCGCCACATCTTCCTCAACTACATCGGCATCGGCTTCGCGATGGCCAAGCTGCCCAGGCCCCTGTGGAAGAAGGTCATGCCCGCGCTCGACGGTGAGGACTTCTACCCGC
It includes:
- a CDS encoding helix-turn-helix domain-containing protein, which codes for MLPRTYEGQDCSLARSLEVVGERWNLLIVRSALLGAGRYDEFLRQMPISRNVLADRLGRLVDLGVMRRVVYQEKPVRHEYPLTPMGRELTVAVVALMQWGARNLPAELGPPRQAQHIGCDGGVRVRLGCTSCGRDIHEDEVAVRRTR